A stretch of DNA from Pseudoalteromonas ruthenica:
GGCGCAGCTAAGTGCTGGCACCGAGAAAAATGTCGAACTTGTAAAATATGTTGGTGGCTTAATTCAGCTCGAGCGCATCTTAGCCTCCAAGCCCGAGGCATTGAATAAGTTGGGTAGTGAAATTCAAACCACTAAAAATAAGCTGACTCATTTAGAGCTAATGGATGAGTCCATTATTGCCGCTTTTGCCGAGACATATGCGACGGTAATAAGCCCCCTAGGGCAACGTATTCAAGTATTTGGTCAGCCTCAACTACTCAAACAAAGCAGCACCCAAAACCGTATTCGCGCCCTGCTATTAGCCGGTATTCGCGCGGCGGTGTTGTGGCGACAGTTAGGCGGTAAACGAAGGCATTTTATTTTTGCCAAGCGCAAGATGTTGACATTGGCCAAAGAACAACTTTAAACCCCAGCGCCGCCCCGGTGGCGTACACATAGACATTATCGTTCAAACGTAAAACTTAGGAGTTAATATGGAGCTTTCAGCGTTAACCGCGATCTCTCCGGTAGATGGGCGCTACGGTAGCAAGACCAGCGAATTACGTAGCATTTTTAGTGAATACGGCCTGATCAAATACCGCGTACAGGTAGAAGTACGTTGGTTACAAGCTCTTGCTGCTGCCGAGCAGATCACTGAAGTTCCGGCTTTAAGTAGCGAAGCCAATGCACTCCTCGATGGCATTGTAGCCAATTTCAACGAGCAAGACGCACAACGTGTCAAAGATATCGAGCGCACCACCAACCATGATGTTAAAGCCGTTGAATATTTACTAAAAGAAAAAGTGGCTGATAACGCTGAGCTTAACGCCATCAACGAGTTCATCCACTTCGCCTGCACCTCGGAAGACATTAACAACCTATCTCATGGTTTAATGCTGCGCGAAGCCCGTGATAGCGTATTACTCCCTTACATGGATCAACTGCTTGAGGCTATTAAAGCCAAAGCGGTTGAGTACAAATCGGTGGCGATGATGACCCGTACTCACGGTCAGCCTGCTTCGCCTTCGACCATGGGTAAAGAGTTTGCCAATGTTTATATGCGCTTAAAACGCCAACGTGATCAGGTTGCGAGCATTGAATTGCTTGGCAAGATCAATGGCGCAGTCGGTAACTATAACGCTCACTTAAGTGCTTACCCTGATTACGATTGGCACAGCCACGCCGAGCGTTTTGTTACAAGCTTAGGCCTAAGCTGGAATGCCTTTACAACACAAATCGAACCGCATGACTATATTGCCGAGCTGTTTGATGCCGTTGCCCGCTTCAACACCATTATCATCGACTTTGACCGTGATGTGTGGGGTTATATTGCTCTGAACCACTTTAAGCAAAAGACCATTGCCGGCGAGATTGGCTCATCAACCATGCCGCATAAAGTGAACCCGATTGATTTTGAAAACTCCGAAGGTAACCTTGGCATCGCCAACGCGATTTTCGCCCACCTAGCGCAAAAACTACCAATTTCTCGTTGGCAGCGTGACCTCACCGACTCAACCGTATTACGTAACTTAGGTGTGGGCATGGGTTATACCTTGATTGCCTACCAAGCAACGTTAAAAGGTGTAAGCAAGCTAGAGGTGAACGAAGAGCGCCTATTGGCCGAGCTTGACCAAAACTGGG
This window harbors:
- the hflD gene encoding high frequency lysogenization protein HflD, whose amino-acid sequence is MNANQIMALAAMCQVAIQVQKLAKYGQAQQSDIEPLLNSLVVTDPDNVEDVYGSRRELYSGYRALVAQLSAGTEKNVELVKYVGGLIQLERILASKPEALNKLGSEIQTTKNKLTHLELMDESIIAAFAETYATVISPLGQRIQVFGQPQLLKQSSTQNRIRALLLAGIRAAVLWRQLGGKRRHFIFAKRKMLTLAKEQL
- the purB gene encoding adenylosuccinate lyase; its protein translation is MELSALTAISPVDGRYGSKTSELRSIFSEYGLIKYRVQVEVRWLQALAAAEQITEVPALSSEANALLDGIVANFNEQDAQRVKDIERTTNHDVKAVEYLLKEKVADNAELNAINEFIHFACTSEDINNLSHGLMLREARDSVLLPYMDQLLEAIKAKAVEYKSVAMMTRTHGQPASPSTMGKEFANVYMRLKRQRDQVASIELLGKINGAVGNYNAHLSAYPDYDWHSHAERFVTSLGLSWNAFTTQIEPHDYIAELFDAVARFNTIIIDFDRDVWGYIALNHFKQKTIAGEIGSSTMPHKVNPIDFENSEGNLGIANAIFAHLAQKLPISRWQRDLTDSTVLRNLGVGMGYTLIAYQATLKGVSKLEVNEERLLAELDQNWELLAEPIQTVMRKYGIEKPYEKLKELTRGKRVDQAAMAEFIDTLALPEQIKAQLKELTPANYIGRAVEFVDNL